One window from the genome of Jiangella alba encodes:
- a CDS encoding glycoside hydrolase family 130 protein has product MPVSTTVPYTLTRLGVVMAPLDGDPLEAEGVLNPASGRDPDGVLYLLPRLVAAGNVSRVGLARVVVDDDGVPVGVAREGVVLEPDRAWERGAAHSGVEDPRITWIDALGLHVMTYVAYGPLGPRTALAVSDDLRTWRRLGPALFAYDDDLDVDLNLFHNKDTVFFPTPVTSPSGIESLAVLHRPMWDLGEIRPGQGVVLPRGVTDDRHSVWISYVPLASVRDDVVNLVHWREHRFLAGPEYPFEELKIGGGPAPLRVPEGWLLLHHGVTGVLASGIAQQQRVNYAAGALLLDADDPSVVLARTPEPLLAPETDDERSGIVPNVVFPTAIEEIGGVHYVFYGMADSKIGVARLDRTEHSPGT; this is encoded by the coding sequence ATGCCCGTCTCCACCACCGTCCCGTACACGCTGACCCGCCTCGGGGTCGTCATGGCCCCGCTCGACGGCGACCCGCTCGAGGCCGAGGGGGTGCTCAACCCGGCCTCCGGCCGCGACCCGGACGGCGTCCTGTACCTGCTCCCCCGGCTGGTCGCGGCGGGCAACGTGTCGCGGGTCGGCCTCGCCCGCGTGGTCGTCGACGACGACGGCGTGCCGGTCGGCGTGGCGCGCGAGGGCGTCGTCCTGGAGCCGGACCGGGCGTGGGAGCGCGGCGCCGCCCACAGCGGCGTCGAGGACCCGCGGATCACCTGGATCGACGCGCTCGGGCTGCACGTCATGACGTACGTCGCGTACGGCCCGCTGGGGCCGCGCACGGCGCTGGCGGTGTCGGACGACCTGCGGACGTGGCGGCGGCTCGGCCCGGCGCTGTTCGCGTACGACGACGACCTCGACGTCGACCTCAACCTGTTCCACAACAAGGACACCGTGTTCTTCCCGACGCCGGTGACGTCGCCGTCCGGGATCGAGAGCCTGGCCGTGCTGCACCGGCCGATGTGGGATCTCGGCGAGATCCGCCCCGGTCAGGGCGTCGTGCTGCCACGCGGCGTCACCGACGACCGGCACAGCGTCTGGATCTCGTACGTGCCGCTGGCGTCGGTCCGCGACGACGTCGTGAACCTCGTCCACTGGCGCGAGCACCGCTTCCTCGCCGGCCCGGAGTACCCGTTCGAGGAGCTGAAGATCGGCGGCGGGCCGGCGCCGCTGCGGGTCCCCGAGGGCTGGCTGCTGCTGCACCACGGCGTCACCGGCGTGCTCGCGTCGGGCATCGCGCAGCAGCAGCGGGTCAACTACGCCGCCGGCGCCCTGCTGCTCGACGCCGACGACCCGTCCGTCGTGCTGGCCCGGACGCCGGAACCGCTGCTGGCGCCGGAGACCGACGACGAGCGCAGCGGCATCGTGCCGAACGTCGTCTTCCCCACCGCGATCGAGGAGATCGGCGGCGTGCACTACGTCTTCTACGGCATGGCCGACAGCAAGATCGGCGTCGCCCGGCTGGACCGCACAGAACACTCCCCCGGCACCTGA
- a CDS encoding carbohydrate ABC transporter permease translates to MNRRATVTRYVVLGVGALAFLFPFYYMVVGSLQTAPDPTPAGAFPDPSNLTLDNYAAIDGRIDLLQGLVNSGIFTGGVILGTVVFGVLAGYALAVLRWRGRGTTFALALLVQVVPFQLLMIPLYVLIARDYGLADSYLGMILPFAINSTAVIVFRQYFLQLPRELFDAAAVDGAGDLRTLWNVALPLVRPVLLTVVLITFIGPWNEFLWPFLITKDQSMQPLAVSLANYISNVAASAANPFGAVLAGAVVLAAPAVVLFIVFQRYFTSTNLDSGVKG, encoded by the coding sequence GTGAACCGGCGCGCCACGGTGACGAGGTACGTCGTGCTCGGCGTCGGAGCCCTGGCCTTCCTCTTCCCCTTCTACTACATGGTCGTCGGGTCGTTGCAGACCGCGCCCGACCCCACCCCGGCCGGCGCGTTCCCGGACCCGTCGAACCTGACGCTGGACAACTACGCCGCGATCGACGGGCGCATCGACCTGCTGCAGGGGCTGGTGAACTCGGGCATCTTCACCGGCGGGGTGATCCTCGGGACGGTCGTGTTCGGCGTGCTGGCCGGGTACGCGCTGGCGGTGCTGCGGTGGCGCGGCCGCGGGACGACGTTCGCGCTGGCCCTGCTGGTGCAGGTGGTGCCGTTCCAGCTGCTGATGATCCCGCTCTACGTGCTGATCGCCCGCGACTACGGGCTGGCCGACAGCTACCTCGGGATGATCCTGCCGTTCGCGATCAACTCGACCGCGGTGATCGTGTTCCGCCAGTACTTCCTGCAACTGCCCCGCGAACTGTTCGACGCGGCGGCTGTGGACGGAGCGGGCGATCTGCGGACCCTGTGGAACGTCGCGTTGCCGCTGGTCCGGCCGGTGCTGCTGACGGTCGTCCTGATCACGTTCATCGGGCCGTGGAACGAGTTCCTGTGGCCGTTCCTCATCACCAAGGACCAGTCGATGCAGCCGCTGGCGGTGTCGCTGGCCAACTACATCAGCAACGTGGCGGCGTCGGCGGCCAACCCGTTCGGCGCCGTGCTGGCCGGCGCCGTCGTGCTGGCGGCGCCCGCCGTCGTCCTGTTCATCGTCTTCCAGCGCTACTTCACCAGCACGAACCTCGATTCCGGCGTGAAAGGCTAG
- a CDS encoding carbohydrate ABC transporter permease yields the protein MTVVDSGARAGGASPPARHQKNARRQRGRVLGRNPSGLLFSAPYLAYVLVVFAVPLGFAVWMSFHDYFFAAPGADVDRPFVGFDNYTNVLADPDVRRSFVNIGVFLVINVPLTVVLSLVLATLLNQVVRGRVFLRVGFYVPYVTASVAVVGVWLFLFSGNGLVNEVLGPLAPDPPWLINSFWAMPSIAFFVTWKQLGFYILLYLAALQNVPKELYEAAATDGAGRLRTFWSVTVPAVRPATVLVLLLSTIIGANLFTEPYLLTGGGGPNGASASPVLIMYQRGIEQGAPGVAAAIGVILVLLVLLVAWLQRRFVGGGES from the coding sequence ATGACGGTCGTCGACTCGGGGGCGCGGGCGGGCGGTGCGTCGCCGCCCGCCCGGCACCAGAAGAACGCGCGGCGACAGCGCGGACGCGTGCTGGGCCGCAACCCGTCCGGGCTGCTGTTCAGCGCGCCGTACCTGGCGTACGTGCTGGTCGTGTTCGCGGTGCCGCTGGGCTTCGCGGTGTGGATGTCGTTCCACGACTACTTCTTCGCCGCGCCCGGCGCCGACGTCGACCGCCCCTTCGTCGGGTTCGACAACTACACGAACGTCCTCGCCGACCCGGACGTGCGCCGCTCGTTCGTCAACATCGGCGTCTTCCTGGTCATCAACGTGCCGCTGACGGTGGTGCTGTCGCTGGTGCTGGCGACCCTGCTCAACCAGGTGGTGCGCGGACGGGTGTTCCTGCGGGTCGGCTTCTACGTCCCGTACGTGACGGCGTCGGTGGCGGTGGTGGGCGTGTGGCTGTTCCTGTTCAGCGGGAACGGACTGGTCAACGAGGTGCTGGGGCCGCTGGCGCCGGACCCGCCGTGGCTGATCAACTCGTTCTGGGCGATGCCGTCGATCGCGTTCTTCGTCACCTGGAAGCAGCTGGGCTTCTACATCCTGCTGTACCTGGCGGCGTTGCAGAACGTCCCGAAGGAGCTGTACGAGGCGGCCGCGACGGACGGGGCGGGCCGGTTGCGGACGTTCTGGTCGGTGACGGTGCCGGCGGTGCGGCCGGCGACGGTGCTGGTGCTGCTGCTGTCGACGATCATCGGCGCGAACCTGTTCACCGAGCCGTACCTGCTGACGGGCGGCGGCGGCCCGAACGGCGCGTCGGCGTCGCCGGTGCTGATCATGTACCAGCGCGGCATCGAGCAGGGCGCGCCCGGCGTGGCCGCGGCCATCGGCGTGATCCTGGTGCTGCTGGTGCTGCTGGTGGCGTGGCTGCAGCGGCGCTTCGTCGGAGGTGGTGAGTCGTGA
- a CDS encoding extracellular solute-binding protein produces the protein MQRRTRVTAAVLAAAGLLTVAACGGDDDDAATGGDGADGGRGDITIWYSNNEAEVAWGEQMVEAWNAEHPDEQIEAQEIPAGASSEEVIGAAITAGNAPCLIFNTAPVAVPDFERQGGLVSLSGFDDGDSYVEERSGDIAGQYQSASGEYFQLPWKSNPVMIFYNKAMFAAAGLDPENPPLGTHDEFLQTARTLVESGAAPKAIWPAPTSEFFQNWFDFYPLYAAETGGTPLVEDGAATFADDAGQSVAEFWKTLYDEGLASREAYQGDSFADGQAAMAIVGPWAISVYGENIDWGAVPVPTSAGTAPEETYTFSDAKNIGLYTACENQATAWDVLKFATSEEQDGLLLEMTGQMPMRQDLPGTYPDYFAANPAYEAFGDQAARTVEVPNIPNSVAVWQTLRDAWSQSVIFGEGDLQDALQGAADEIDGLAGQS, from the coding sequence GTGCAACGACGCACCCGAGTCACCGCCGCGGTGCTGGCCGCGGCCGGCCTGCTCACCGTCGCGGCCTGCGGCGGCGATGACGACGACGCGGCCACCGGCGGCGACGGCGCTGACGGCGGCCGCGGCGACATCACCATCTGGTACTCGAACAACGAGGCCGAGGTCGCGTGGGGCGAGCAGATGGTGGAGGCCTGGAACGCCGAGCACCCGGACGAGCAGATCGAGGCGCAGGAGATCCCGGCCGGCGCCAGCAGCGAGGAGGTCATCGGCGCCGCCATCACCGCGGGCAACGCGCCGTGCCTGATCTTCAACACCGCGCCCGTGGCGGTCCCCGACTTCGAGCGGCAGGGCGGCCTCGTGTCGCTGTCCGGCTTCGACGACGGCGACAGCTACGTCGAGGAGCGCAGCGGCGACATCGCCGGGCAGTACCAGTCGGCTAGCGGCGAGTACTTCCAGCTGCCGTGGAAGTCGAACCCGGTGATGATCTTCTACAACAAGGCCATGTTCGCCGCCGCCGGCCTCGACCCGGAGAACCCACCGCTGGGCACGCACGACGAGTTCCTCCAGACCGCACGCACGCTGGTGGAGTCGGGCGCCGCGCCGAAGGCGATCTGGCCGGCCCCGACCAGCGAGTTCTTCCAGAACTGGTTCGACTTCTACCCGCTCTACGCGGCCGAGACGGGCGGCACGCCGCTGGTCGAGGACGGCGCGGCGACGTTCGCCGACGACGCCGGGCAGAGCGTCGCGGAGTTCTGGAAGACGCTCTACGACGAGGGCCTGGCCAGCCGCGAGGCGTACCAGGGCGACTCGTTCGCCGACGGCCAGGCGGCCATGGCGATCGTCGGCCCGTGGGCGATCAGCGTCTACGGCGAGAACATCGACTGGGGCGCCGTCCCGGTCCCGACGTCCGCCGGCACCGCGCCGGAGGAGACCTACACGTTCAGCGACGCCAAGAACATCGGCCTCTACACCGCGTGCGAGAACCAGGCGACGGCGTGGGACGTGCTGAAGTTCGCGACCAGCGAGGAGCAGGACGGCCTGCTGCTGGAGATGACCGGCCAGATGCCGATGCGCCAGGACCTCCCCGGCACCTACCCGGACTACTTCGCCGCCAACCCGGCGTACGAGGCGTTCGGCGACCAGGCGGCCCGCACGGTCGAGGTGCCGAACATCCCGAACTCCGTCGCCGTGTGGCAGACGCTGCGCGACGCGTGGTCGCAGTCGGTGATCTTCGGCGAGGGCGACCTCCAGGACGCGCTGCAGGGCGCCGCCGACGAGATCGACGGCCTGGCCGGCCAGTCCTGA
- a CDS encoding LacI family DNA-binding transcriptional regulator, producing the protein MPTERPTIADVAERAGVSKGLVSFALNDRPGVAPQTRERILAAARELGWQPSLRARALSVNRAFALGLVITRDPEIITGDPFYPSFIAGVERELAPAGQALVLSVVPDEEAELAAYRKLVADRRVDGIFITDLRHDDARIALAEELGVPAVTLGRPEGPSPFPAVSMDDRAGIEAAVDHLVGLGHRSIAHVAGPARMLHGSRRRKAFEDAMARAGLRATMVVETDFRAADGARATRDLLARHEDPTAIVYANDPMAIAGLGFAQRAGLRVPEHLSITGFDGSDIAEHIYPALSTVATDAVSWGAVAARVLLQEIAGENPGDTDLPPARFVPRESTGRRPEPPTRRPRT; encoded by the coding sequence ATGCCCACCGAACGACCCACCATCGCCGACGTCGCGGAGCGGGCGGGCGTGAGCAAGGGGCTGGTGTCGTTCGCGCTGAACGACCGGCCGGGCGTCGCGCCGCAGACGAGGGAGCGGATCCTCGCAGCGGCCCGCGAGCTGGGCTGGCAGCCGAGCCTGCGTGCCCGCGCGCTCTCGGTGAACCGGGCGTTCGCGCTGGGCCTGGTCATCACCCGCGACCCGGAGATCATCACCGGCGACCCCTTCTACCCGTCGTTCATCGCGGGCGTGGAACGCGAACTGGCGCCGGCCGGCCAGGCACTGGTCCTGAGCGTCGTCCCGGACGAGGAGGCCGAGCTGGCCGCGTACCGGAAGCTGGTCGCGGACCGCAGGGTCGACGGCATCTTCATCACCGACCTCCGGCACGACGACGCCCGTATCGCGCTCGCCGAGGAGCTGGGCGTCCCCGCCGTCACGCTCGGCCGGCCGGAAGGGCCGTCGCCGTTTCCAGCGGTGTCGATGGACGACCGGGCCGGCATCGAGGCCGCCGTCGACCACTTGGTGGGGCTCGGCCACCGCAGCATCGCGCACGTCGCCGGTCCGGCCCGCATGCTGCACGGCAGCCGCCGCCGGAAGGCGTTCGAGGACGCGATGGCACGGGCGGGCCTGCGGGCGACGATGGTCGTCGAGACGGACTTCCGGGCGGCGGACGGCGCCCGGGCGACGCGCGACCTGCTCGCCCGCCACGAGGACCCGACCGCCATCGTCTACGCGAACGACCCGATGGCGATCGCCGGGCTCGGATTCGCGCAACGGGCCGGGCTGCGCGTGCCGGAGCACCTCTCGATCACCGGATTCGACGGCAGCGACATCGCCGAGCACATCTACCCCGCGCTCAGCACCGTGGCCACCGACGCGGTCAGCTGGGGCGCCGTCGCCGCACGGGTGCTGCTGCAGGAGATCGCCGGCGAGAACCCCGGCGACACCGACCTGCCGCCCGCGCGGTTCGTCCCCCGCGAATCGACCGGCCGGCGACCCGAACCACCCACCCGGCGGCCCAGAACCTGA
- a CDS encoding VOC family protein, with translation MTGQVVHFEIPADDVERARGFYRDAFGWDVTPMPDVDYTMVSTTPVDEAGRPKEAGAINGGMFTRDADRPGPIVTIGVDDVDAALAAVQRLGGAVVLPKAEVMGMGYAAYFRDSEGNVLGLWQAGGR, from the coding sequence ATGACCGGACAAGTCGTACACTTCGAGATCCCCGCCGACGACGTCGAGCGGGCCCGCGGGTTCTACCGCGACGCCTTCGGCTGGGACGTCACGCCCATGCCGGACGTCGACTACACGATGGTCTCCACCACCCCGGTCGACGAGGCCGGGCGGCCCAAGGAGGCGGGCGCCATCAACGGCGGCATGTTCACCCGCGACGCCGACCGCCCCGGCCCCATCGTCACCATCGGCGTCGACGACGTCGACGCGGCACTGGCGGCGGTGCAGCGACTGGGCGGAGCGGTGGTCCTGCCGAAGGCCGAGGTCATGGGCATGGGGTACGCGGCCTACTTCCGCGACAGCGAGGGCAACGTGCTCGGCCTCTGGCAGGCCGGCGGGCGCTGA
- a CDS encoding DNA polymerase IV codes for MSRWVLHVDLDQFIAAVEVLRRPELAGRPVVVGGDGDPSKRGVVATASYEARAFGVHSGLPLRTALKRCPDAVFLPVDKPAYEAVSADVMQTLREFGTVEVLGWDEAFLDVGDHDPETTARSIQRRVRAATDLDCTVGIGENKLQAKLATGFGKPAGVATLTYDSWFDVLGESSTDALWGVGAKTAKKLAELGIHTVRDLATTHPDDVAKRFGPTIGPWLVRVARGVASARVSGEPWLARSRGKEFTYQHDLDDWDEVAREVARLAHEVAGEVVAEGRPAVRVVVKVRHAPFFTSTHGHKLAEPTSDADALAAAALVALARFTDHRPVRLLGVRAEFGT; via the coding sequence GTGTCCCGCTGGGTCCTGCACGTCGACCTCGACCAGTTCATCGCTGCCGTCGAGGTGCTGCGCCGTCCCGAGCTGGCCGGCCGCCCGGTCGTCGTCGGCGGCGACGGCGACCCGTCCAAGCGCGGCGTCGTCGCCACCGCGTCGTACGAGGCCCGCGCGTTCGGCGTGCACTCCGGCCTGCCGCTGCGCACGGCGCTGAAACGCTGCCCCGACGCCGTCTTCCTGCCGGTCGACAAACCCGCCTACGAGGCCGTCTCCGCCGACGTCATGCAGACGCTGCGCGAGTTCGGCACCGTCGAGGTGCTCGGCTGGGACGAGGCGTTCCTCGACGTCGGCGACCACGACCCCGAGACGACGGCGCGGAGCATCCAGCGCCGCGTCCGCGCGGCCACCGACCTCGACTGCACCGTCGGCATCGGCGAGAACAAACTGCAGGCCAAGCTGGCCACCGGGTTCGGCAAGCCGGCCGGCGTCGCCACGCTCACCTACGACTCCTGGTTCGACGTGCTGGGCGAGAGCTCGACGGACGCGCTGTGGGGCGTCGGCGCGAAGACGGCGAAGAAGCTGGCCGAGCTCGGCATCCACACCGTCCGCGACCTCGCCACCACCCACCCCGACGACGTCGCCAAGCGGTTCGGCCCCACCATCGGGCCGTGGCTGGTCCGCGTGGCCCGGGGTGTCGCGTCGGCGCGGGTCAGCGGCGAGCCCTGGCTGGCCAGGTCGCGCGGCAAGGAGTTCACCTACCAGCACGACCTCGACGACTGGGACGAGGTCGCCCGCGAGGTCGCCAGGCTGGCGCACGAGGTCGCCGGCGAGGTGGTCGCCGAGGGCCGCCCGGCCGTCCGCGTCGTCGTCAAGGTCCGCCATGCCCCGTTCTTCACCTCCACCCACGGCCACAAGCTGGCCGAGCCCACGAGCGACGCCGACGCGCTCGCCGCGGCCGCGCTGGTGGCGCTGGCCCGGTTCACCGACCACCGCCCGGTCCGGCTCCTGGGCGTGCGGGCCGAGTTCGGTACCTGA
- a CDS encoding sulfite oxidase-like oxidoreductase has product MGIVSPGFRRRRHDADVQLPPGQYLTEDFPVLSAGPTPNISLDRWEFTIASETGQEYRWTWDELLELPAEEPTVDIHCVTKWSKLATSWRGVSLDLLMEDVDTTADYALVHCYGGYTTNLPLEDLLDGRAWVVYEFEGSELAPQHGGPARLLVPHLYFWKSAKWVRGLQLLEFDEPGFWESVGYHNYGDPWREQRYAGD; this is encoded by the coding sequence ATGGGGATCGTGTCTCCGGGGTTCCGGAGGAGAAGGCACGACGCTGACGTCCAGCTGCCGCCGGGGCAGTACCTGACCGAGGACTTCCCGGTGCTGTCCGCCGGGCCGACGCCGAACATCTCGCTGGACCGGTGGGAGTTCACCATCGCCAGCGAGACCGGCCAGGAGTACCGGTGGACGTGGGACGAGCTGCTCGAGCTGCCGGCCGAGGAGCCGACGGTCGACATCCACTGCGTCACGAAGTGGTCCAAGTTGGCCACGTCCTGGCGCGGGGTGTCGCTGGACCTGCTGATGGAGGACGTCGACACGACGGCCGACTACGCGCTGGTGCACTGCTACGGGGGCTACACGACGAACCTGCCGCTCGAGGACCTACTCGACGGCAGGGCGTGGGTCGTCTACGAGTTCGAGGGCTCCGAGCTGGCGCCGCAGCACGGCGGTCCGGCCCGGCTGCTGGTGCCGCACCTGTACTTCTGGAAGTCGGCGAAGTGGGTGCGCGGCCTGCAGCTGCTCGAGTTCGACGAGCCGGGGTTCTGGGAGAGCGTCGGCTACCACAACTACGGTGACCCGTGGCGCGAGCAGCGCTACGCGGGCGATTGA
- a CDS encoding FAD-binding oxidoreductase: MARAALRGRLNARLEWRVATLAGIRTETATARTLLLDVPGWPGHVPGQHVDVRLTDEDGYSTQRSYSLAAPADGDRVELTVQRVNNGEVSEYLTDTFAVGDPVELRGPVGGWFVWHPSRTAPALLVAGGSGIVPLMAMVRSRRDARSRAPFRLIHSVRSPSDQFYASELRRAARDDGGLDIATLFTRSAPAGSVRTPGRIGPADLELYGWPPQFEPTCFVCGPTGFVEKVANTLVGLGHDPRRIRTERFGPTGD; the protein is encoded by the coding sequence GTGGCGCGAGCAGCGCTACGCGGGCGATTGAACGCCCGCCTCGAGTGGCGCGTCGCGACCCTCGCCGGCATCCGCACCGAGACCGCGACCGCCCGGACGTTGCTGCTCGACGTCCCCGGCTGGCCCGGCCACGTGCCCGGGCAGCACGTCGACGTCCGGCTGACCGACGAGGACGGTTACAGCACCCAGCGCAGCTACTCGCTGGCCGCGCCGGCCGACGGCGACCGCGTCGAGCTCACCGTTCAACGGGTGAACAACGGTGAGGTGTCGGAGTACCTGACGGACACGTTCGCCGTCGGCGACCCGGTCGAGCTGCGCGGCCCGGTCGGCGGCTGGTTCGTCTGGCACCCGTCGCGGACGGCGCCGGCGCTGCTGGTGGCGGGTGGGTCGGGCATCGTCCCGCTGATGGCGATGGTCCGGTCCCGGCGCGACGCGCGCAGCCGGGCGCCGTTCCGGCTCATCCACTCCGTCCGCTCGCCGTCCGACCAGTTCTACGCGTCCGAACTGCGCCGAGCCGCCCGCGACGACGGCGGGCTCGACATCGCCACGCTGTTCACCCGGTCGGCGCCGGCCGGGTCCGTGCGCACGCCGGGCCGCATCGGCCCCGCCGACCTCGAGCTGTACGGCTGGCCGCCGCAGTTCGAGCCGACGTGCTTCGTCTGCGGCCCGACCGGGTTCGTCGAGAAGGTGGCGAACACGCTGGTCGGACTGGGCCACGACCCGCGCCGCATCCGCACCGAGCGGTTCGGCCCGACAGGAGACTGA
- a CDS encoding DUF6510 family protein — MTDDYQDGNALAGPLAELFAVDVTAATGRCVSCGDTRRVADLRVYGHAQGWVARCPSCEHVILRLVRAPDAAWLDLQGTVSLRVPLPPA, encoded by the coding sequence ATGACTGACGACTACCAGGACGGCAACGCCCTGGCCGGCCCGCTCGCCGAGCTGTTCGCCGTCGACGTCACCGCCGCCACCGGACGCTGTGTGAGCTGCGGCGACACCCGCCGGGTCGCGGACCTGCGGGTGTACGGCCACGCGCAGGGCTGGGTGGCGCGCTGCCCGAGCTGCGAGCACGTCATCCTGCGGCTGGTCCGGGCGCCCGACGCGGCGTGGCTGGACCTCCAGGGCACGGTGAGCCTGCGCGTCCCGCTGCCGCCGGCCTGA
- a CDS encoding DNA-3-methyladenine glycosylase — METATIDRAFLARPGLEVAPDLLGSVLRHTTPEGTVAVRLTEVEAYQGADDPGSHAFRGRTPRNDVMFGPAGHLYVYFTYGMHFCANVVCDVDGTATAVLLRAGEVIEGPALAASRRLSARTAREYARGPARLTSALGLGRPDNGADLCVADSPTQLLPGPPVDGGRVRTGPRVGVSGAGGDGVAFPWRFWLDGEPTVSPYRPHVPKRRK; from the coding sequence GTGGAGACGGCGACGATCGACCGCGCGTTCCTGGCCCGGCCCGGCCTCGAGGTGGCACCCGACCTCCTCGGCAGCGTGCTGCGGCACACGACGCCGGAGGGGACGGTGGCGGTGCGGCTGACCGAGGTCGAGGCGTACCAGGGCGCCGACGATCCGGGCTCGCACGCCTTCCGCGGCCGCACCCCGCGCAACGACGTCATGTTCGGGCCGGCCGGCCACCTCTACGTCTACTTCACCTACGGCATGCACTTCTGCGCCAACGTGGTGTGCGACGTCGACGGGACGGCGACGGCGGTGCTGCTGCGGGCCGGCGAGGTGATCGAGGGCCCCGCGCTGGCGGCGTCCCGGCGGCTGTCCGCGCGGACGGCGCGCGAGTACGCCCGCGGCCCGGCCCGTCTGACGTCCGCCCTGGGTCTCGGCCGTCCCGACAACGGCGCCGACCTGTGCGTTGCCGACTCGCCGACGCAGCTGCTCCCGGGCCCGCCGGTCGACGGCGGCCGGGTGCGGACCGGCCCGCGGGTCGGCGTCAGCGGCGCCGGCGGTGACGGCGTCGCGTTCCCGTGGCGCTTCTGGCTGGACGGCGAGCCGACGGTGTCGCCGTACCGGCCGCACGTGCCCAAGCGCCGTAAGTGA
- the tyrS gene encoding tyrosine--tRNA ligase, with protein sequence MTDILDELHWRGLIALSTDEQELRSALAAGPVTYYCGFDPTAPSLHIGNLVQILTMRRLQLAGNDPLALVGGATGLIGDPKMTGERTLNDRDTVGGWVERIRKQIEPLLDFDGPHPARMVNNLDWTAPLSAIDFLRDVGKHFRLSRMLSKESVSARLNSDQGISFTEFSYQILQGMDYLELYRRYGCVLQTGGSDQWGNLTSGVDLIHRVERQSVHVVATPLITKADGTKFGKTESGTIWLDPEMTSPYAFFQFWVNADDRDVVGYLKVFSFRSQDEIAELEREVTEKPAARSAQRALASDLTSMLHGADETAKVIAASKALFGQGALDELDAGTLKAALDEAGARPLETGEELPSYVDLFVQSGLVESRSAARRAISDGGAYVNNVRLDPGLSPEDRPGRDDLLHGRFLVLRRGKRTVGGVELA encoded by the coding sequence GTGACCGACATCCTGGACGAGCTGCACTGGCGCGGGCTCATCGCGCTGTCCACCGACGAGCAGGAGCTGCGCTCCGCTCTGGCAGCCGGTCCGGTCACCTATTACTGCGGGTTCGATCCCACGGCGCCGAGCCTGCACATCGGCAACCTCGTGCAGATCCTCACCATGCGACGCCTGCAGCTGGCCGGCAACGACCCGTTGGCGCTGGTCGGCGGTGCGACGGGGCTCATCGGCGATCCGAAGATGACCGGTGAGCGCACGCTGAACGACCGCGACACCGTCGGCGGCTGGGTCGAGCGCATCCGCAAGCAGATCGAGCCGCTGCTCGACTTCGACGGGCCTCATCCGGCGCGCATGGTGAACAACCTCGACTGGACGGCGCCGCTGTCGGCCATCGACTTCCTGCGCGACGTCGGCAAGCACTTCAGGCTCAGCCGCATGCTGTCCAAGGAGTCGGTCAGCGCCCGGCTCAACAGCGACCAGGGCATCAGCTTCACCGAGTTCAGCTACCAGATCCTGCAGGGCATGGACTACCTCGAGCTGTACCGCCGGTACGGCTGCGTCCTGCAGACCGGCGGCAGCGACCAGTGGGGCAACCTCACCAGCGGCGTCGACCTCATTCACCGCGTCGAACGGCAGTCGGTGCACGTCGTGGCCACACCGCTCATCACCAAGGCCGACGGCACGAAGTTCGGCAAGACCGAGTCCGGCACCATCTGGCTCGATCCCGAGATGACCAGCCCGTACGCGTTCTTCCAGTTCTGGGTCAACGCCGACGACCGCGACGTCGTCGGCTACCTCAAGGTGTTCAGCTTCCGGTCCCAGGACGAGATCGCCGAGCTGGAACGCGAGGTGACGGAGAAACCGGCGGCCCGCTCGGCGCAACGCGCGCTGGCGTCCGACCTCACGTCGATGCTGCACGGAGCCGACGAGACCGCCAAGGTCATCGCCGCGTCCAAGGCGCTGTTCGGCCAGGGCGCGCTCGACGAGCTCGACGCGGGCACGCTCAAGGCCGCGCTCGACGAAGCCGGCGCGCGGCCGCTGGAGACGGGGGAGGAGTTGCCCTCGTACGTCGATCTGTTCGTCCAGTCGGGGCTCGTCGAGTCGCGCTCCGCGGCCCGCAGAGCCATCTCCGACGGCGGCGCGTACGTCAACAACGTCCGGCTCGATCCCGGCCTGTCACCGGAAGATCGTCCCGGTCGCGATGATCTTCTGCACGGCCGCTTCCTCGTGCTCCGTCGCGGGAAGCGCACCGTGGGCGGCGTCGAACTCGCCTGA